GACGAACTGGTTCACCAGCGAAGGCAGCATGCTGCGCAGGGCCTGCGGCAGCACCACCAGGCGCATTGCGCGGCCGTAGCCGAGGCCCAGCGCGCGGGCGGTTTCCATCTGGCCGCGCGGCAGGCCCTGGATGCCGGCGCGTACGATCTCGGCGAGGTAGGCCGCATCGAAGATCACGAGCGCGATCAGCATGGTAGTGAACTGGTCAGTTTTCACGCCTGTCACGCTGGGCAGGAAGAAGTAGGCCCAGAAGATCACCATCAGGAGCGGCAGGCCGCGCACCACGAAAACGAGGCCCGTGACCGGCCAGCGCAGCCAGCGCCACGGGCTCACACGCGCGAGACCGAGCACGATGCCCAGCGGCAGCGCGAGCACGAGGCCGCAGGACGCGAGCAGCAGCGTGAGCACCAGCTCGCCGAGCGGGCCGTTCGGGTACTGCCCGATGAGGAAGTACACCCAGTAGTCGTTGATGATTTCCAGCATCTGTTCTGCGGCTCTAGATGGTTCTTACCGGAAACCGGTGGTGGTACCAGGTGGCCAGCCCCGTGATCGCGAGCGACACCGTCAGGTACGCCGCGCTCGCGAACGCGAACGATTCGAAGCTGCGAAAGGTCGCACTCTCGACCTGCCCTGCCTGATACATCAGCTCGGCCACGCCGATCACCGTGGCGATCGAGGTGTTCTTCCAGAGGCTCAGCGTCTGCGAGATCAGCGGCGGCACCGTCACGCGCAGCGCCTGCGGCAGGATCACGCGGCGCATGGTGCCGAGGAAGCCGAAGCCCAGCGCGCGGCCGGCCTCGAACTGCACGGTCGGAATCGCGCGGATGCCGCTGCGGATGTCTTCCGCCATGAAGGCGGCCGTGTAGAGCGCAAGCGCGATGATGGCGCTGTAGGCCTCGATGTGCCCCGCATAGAGCCACTGCTTGATGCCCTCGGGCAGCAGCTCGGGCGCCCCGAAATACCAGAACAGCATGT
The Variovorax paradoxus genome window above contains:
- a CDS encoding amino acid ABC transporter permease translates to MLEIINDYWVYFLIGQYPNGPLGELVLTLLLASCGLVLALPLGIVLGLARVSPWRWLRWPVTGLVFVVRGLPLLMVIFWAYFFLPSVTGVKTDQFTTMLIALVIFDAAYLAEIVRAGIQGLPRGQMETARALGLGYGRAMRLVVLPQALRSMLPSLVNQFVSTIKETSLGYIIGLAEVSFIATQINTQVFTKPAQIYLILGGTYFILCFGLSRFAYWLERRLARRGMSAADPISVPKVSA
- a CDS encoding amino acid ABC transporter permease, whose protein sequence is MPLFDYSLLLTGKYHDMLVAGLLLSLQLLAASLVLALPIALVVALLRLSPLAPLRWLGFAYVEAIRNIPLLAHMLFWYFGAPELLPEGIKQWLYAGHIEAYSAIIALALYTAAFMAEDIRSGIRAIPTVQFEAGRALGFGFLGTMRRVILPQALRVTVPPLISQTLSLWKNTSIATVIGVAELMYQAGQVESATFRSFESFAFASAAYLTVSLAITGLATWYHHRFPVRTI